Sequence from the Primulina huaijiensis isolate GDHJ02 chromosome 16, ASM1229523v2, whole genome shotgun sequence genome:
TGGCGAGAATATAGAAAAGTATTCAAACTTGAGCGTCAAATGTACTTGATCAATGATTCTTGATTAGGGTGTCTGATATATACCTGAATTATAGCTTGTCCGTTGCTGCTGCAACCGTGCTTAAACGACCAAACAGATGCCTTCCATCCCCGCCCCACGGACCTGGTCCATATGGAGCTGGATTTTTCACAGTTCGCTGGACGGCGTAGCAATATGCGACGttagaataaaataattcatgagGGACAGCAACCGATAATTCGATTCGGTTGCATAATAATTAAGTTCTAGTTTTCGATCAAGGGATGGCTGACGAAGAATATCTGCAAAAACATATTGAAATACTTTCAGAAAATATTCATATACTGGTTAGTAAATCAGTAATATTTCATTCACATAATATAATCACCTTTTCAGACTTGAATGCTCCTGTGCCACCATTCTTGCTACCCCAGACATACTGCCCCTTTTGTTCGTAACAAACTTGAATAGAAACAATCCCCACGTTTCGGGTTAAGATGATCTAACGCCATCATATGCTCCATCGTCGAACAGGCTTCCACCATTTCCACCCCATGTTCCTGACTTTACCATTCGTTTCACATTCTGGGAAGAGTATACATCAATCTTGGCAATATGCTGATATTGATCATTCAAGTTTCACATTCTAAAAATTGAACATAAAATAAGCGAAAGTTCAGTAACGTTTGCAAAATCATACTACCTTATTCTTCGACTTCTTTAAGTAATGGAGCAGTTGGTGCTTGAATAAGCTCCAAGTGAACTCCAAGTGCCAGCCACAGTTTCCATGGAATCCGATAATCTTGTAACATGTGCTTGGGATCGAAAAAAGCGTCCCTTCTTCAATACCGTAAGGTCCAAATGAtcttttattgcttccaaacgTAAGAGATCGAACACAGACCGGCCCCCATTCTTGCACATTACCATAATGTCCATGCATTGAAGTTAGGAACTCATCTGGCCAATCAAGCATGATCTGGTAAAACGAAAGAAAATTTCAACTCGTGTGATTGATCATCTAAAAACCATTTTGCGAATATAAAAATCACCGATGAGCAGCTACTGGCAAAAAGAGCTCAAATAGTTGTAACATATTaatgaaatcaataaaaatgtAGAGTTATAAAAAACTATGGATTCACCTTATCAGTTTTAGTTCCTCCACTGCCTCCATGGTTTTCTGACCAGACTAAGGTTCCATTTTTATCATACTCAATTCTTATTGAGTCTATATTGACACCATGAATTATCTGTAATTGCCTTACTGTTGAGTATAGGCCATCGTCCCAATGAAAACCGTCTAGCCCTCCTCCCCAGACCCCATGGCCCGATCGATATGATGTGTTTTCCATGTTTATCCAAAACTTGCATGTTCTTCATTCACTCGTGATTAATCAATCAACAATTAATACTAGCATCCAATACGTTAAATGAAATTTCGGCACTAGAAGGAATTTATATGAAGACATAGAGTGAAGAGTGGCAGAGTAAGGTTCTGAAATGAATTTTGACAGTTCATTTTGATTCTTGAAAAATCAGCAAATTTTTGGTTCTCCACTTTGGAGGGAGTGGATAGAAAACGAAAAAAATTTGATTCCAAGATCGTGAACCTTTCTTTATGAAAATGTGCGTATCTTTTTCTTAAGCAACATCATTCAAGGTCTTGCACCAAATTGAACGGCTAGTAATTAATGATTATCAAGACCAATTGATATATGAGTATTAGGTTCAACTTGAGAATTTTGACCGGATtactttgaaaattttgataacaAAATTTACATTTGTCTCGTTCAACTCAAGATCACATGTCCAATTCATACAAGTTTAACTAAATATACAtgcttttgaaaaaaaatacactTACATTGTTGATATAAAATGTGATCAAATGAAACAAACACATCTCAATAGTGTCTGAGTTGGTAGAATAGATGAACGACTGAATTTGATTTTTCCtttctaaaataaaatcatatgaaATTTATCGTATTTAATCGAACTCAATTCCATTCTGCTGAATTTAACCTCAAAGaacacatataattttttttataaaattgataatcagtaataaaaaaaattgaggtaATATAATCAGTAATATTTTGAGGTCAAATAATGAACGTGGAGAAAATAGTAAGACATGGTTTGTACGTGTAAAGCTTGAACACCACATCCCGATTGGCTGCCCCACCAGCATCTCCCGTTATCCACATCTTACTGGCAAAATCCCAAACATTTTATAGTCACTAAATCTTCTTCACCATTTCCTTCTACATGACAATCCGCCATTTCCCTTTCAATTATTGGCCTGTATTTTCGATGCCCATTTCCCCTTTCTGAGATCTTGAGTAAGATTTCTACAATGGCTCTGCCGCAGCTCTTGCATTCCCCTACTTCTTCCTCTTCCTATGCTATTTCTCGCATACCGTGCTTAAACCCAGTTTATCACCTGGACAGCAGTTATAGTTTTCCCGCTCTGCCCCGGCGCCGTCGTTACGGCCGGCGGAAACCCGAATCTCTGTGCTGCTCGGCCTCGTCGTTCTCGGAGAAACATCATACCAACCCTCCGAAATCTGATGATGTAGTTGAGTTGCCGCTCTTCCCTCTTCCCCTTGTTCTGTTTCCGGGCGCTATCCTTCCTCTCCAAATCTTCGAGTTTCGTTACCGCATGATGATGCACACGCTCCTCCAAACCGACCTCCGATTCGGCGTCATCTACACCGACGCTGCCTCGGGCACTGCCGACGTGGGCTGTGTCGGAGAAGTGATAAAACATGAGCGCTTAGTTGACGACCGGTTCTTCTTGATATGCAAGGGGCAGGAACGTTTCCGGGTCACCAAATTAGTCCGCACCAAGCCCTACTTAGTGGCAGAAGTGACATGGCTCGAAGACCGCCCCTCCGGTGAGGTGGAGGATTTAGATGCATTGGCTAGTGAAGTAGAGCTGTATATGAAAGATGTGATTAGGTTGTCGAATAGGCTGAATGGGAAGCCGGAAAAGGAGGTTCAAGATTTGAGGAGGAATCTTTTTCCGACTCCATTCTCGTTCTTTGTCGGAAGTACTTTCGAAGGCGCACCCAGGGAGCAGCAGGCGCTGCTGGAATTTGAGGATACTGCGATGAGGTTGAAAAGGGAGAAGGAGACGCTGAGGAACACATTGAATTACTTgtctgctgcatctgctgttaAGGATGTTTTTCCATCCACATAATAAGATGGGTGCTactatattttattaatgttaTATGTGAATTCATATAGATATTCTAATACACAAATTTTATGGTTTTTGTGGGATTATGTAAATTTTGATGCCTAGTTGATGGAGGTGGTAATCCTGTGGCAAATTTTTATGCTTTTTATGGGTTTGGAGGGTTTACATAGCGAATATGATTTAGGTTAATAAGAAACTATAGGAGGTTGCATATTGAATGTCTACAAATTTGACTTCAAGTGGCTGGGTAAGCTAGGAAAGTTATTACATCCTTATGTTACGATCGGAGTGTTAAGATTTTGGATCGTGTTGCTTTGTTTAGAATATGTTTCCTCATTGGTAAAAAATAGGATGTGAAATCAGACATAACATGTGTTTGAATATGTGATCGTATTTTGATTGTTGTGCCCACCTAATAGTTGCACAGTTGCAACTCATGGAAGTTGGAAATGGATTGTTAGTTTTGAATTTGGGTATCAATTACAGGATGGAGTGTTTGTGACTTTATAAAATGTTGAAGGTAGTGTTTATGGTGTGACTCGAATGGTGAATGAGCACATCTCATTAAGGATGAGGAGGTTGTTTTAGAAAATGAATAGACATCTTATTCTCAGTATTTCATTTTATGAGGATTTGGTTGAAATTATCGTGTTCTACACGTGTTTCCCTTCACCATACCAATTATCGTGTTGGAAGTTGAATCAGGTGTAATATTTTCGTTGTAGTATTGTGTATGTTATTCCAGTATCTCCATGTTGTTAAGTGAGTTAAATGGATAATATATCGTATTCagaataaatctaaaagtaaCTATATGTATGTCTGTGTGTGTGTTGTTCGTCTACTCGCATGAAATATGGTGTGGCACTCTTCTAAATCTAGTAACTTCATGTAGCTCCAAGACTTAGATGTTGAATTTTGGATGGAGAGCGATTCAGTGTAAGTTTTGCTGAACCATCTTTCAAACCCCCTGCTCATCACTTTCCTTGAGGTTCCCTAAAGCCACCTGTTCCCACCTCCTACGGCATTAACAACATCAGCCCTCGTGCTGTTGGTTGCcttgtgttttatttttctttgcaaTCTTCTACTTTCCAAGATTACTAATTGCTCTTCATGTTGGCATCATTCAAAGGTGGCACTGTCACCTTGGTTTTGGTCTCCTTTTAAGACTAATTTGGTATTACATACAAGAAATAACATTACATGCACGAGGTCACGTACACGCCGTGGTACTAAcatgtaaaatttttctaatgATGAATTGATTTGGCGAAAAGAATTTGATTCAGGAAGAGAttcgaaaataaatttcaaatgacactctcgaaaaattatcgaaatcaaataatttgataaacaatgaatgtttaaatttacttgaattttttttaataaataaatttacttgaattttacgataaaaaaaaaagcgttaatgaattttaaatactttTACTTTTTAGTCTCTTCAAATTATTGAATGTTTTCAAATGAGTTGGAAAAAAGTTGAATTCATGAACCTGGTTTTTCCTGCAAAATCATCCGTTTGTGAATAATAAGTTGTATGCACAACAGAAAAAGTTGGACCTGTGTATTTTCAAGATAGTGCTATTGAATAATTGATTATTGATTGATAATTTCACTTCATGAACTTGATAGTATTTCTTTTACATggtttttatattatatttaacttTCCGccactttaaaaaataattttattattatattatatcataattttagaAAATGACATGAcgtgataaaaatatatatagataaaggATTAGATTTTCACATGTCATAAGATCtagaattcaaaataaaaaaatagaaataaattatatcatttCCAAAATACCATGTTAGCATTatgatttaactttttttttttttttttcgtaaaACTAGTTTTGTTTGACATGTGATgggtatatatatttttatgttcataaaattttttaaagtaacTTTTATGGAAGTACGTTTTCATCATATAATAtcgtgtttgatttttttttttaacattattttgtataaaaaatagtgtagggaataatttttttgggaaaaaaaatttgtatatgtTTTATAGAACCAATTTAATTATGAGTAGGtctttgtgagacggtctcacgaatctttatctgtgagacgggtcaaccctaccgatattcacaataaaaagtaatactcttagcgtaaaaagtaatattttttcatagatgacccaaatcagaaatatgtctcacaaaatacgatccgtgagatcgtttcacacaagtttttgcttttaaTTATACTGGGttcatataataatatataataacaataatctTCCAACAAGCAtcacaaaaaaaattcgaaaatcgtGTTTCACTCGAGCCTCAGATGTTTCGAGAAGTGCTGTACGCTTTTAGACCATCTGGTGCTGGCAATTGGAAAAATTCATAGCGAATGAAACTGCAGACAAGCTTCCTCCCAAGAGAGcagttttacgattttatcgTCTTGTGAGTTGTGGCAACGATCCCTCCATTTCCTACCCAGAAACAGAAGCACCGCAGCGTATATATGTGATGAAGTTTTAGCATACGTATACGAACTTTCGATACACACAGAATCTGCATATTCTGGAAGGATTTGTCAAGAATTTTCAACTCTCTCAGTAACTTATCGGTCTCTACTTTCTCACTTTTTTGCTGTCTCCCACGAATATAAAGGGAAAGATATTGTCCTTGTGAGGCTTGCAAATGGATGCTGATCCGCGGCAATACGAGAACATTGTAAGGCACTCTAGATTGTCTTGGCCTGTATTACGCAGTTTGTGATGTGGGTCAatgttatttttctttctatgagtttattattattttctatcATCGGCAATTTCATCAGAGGTTTGAGTTTTTGTCCCTATTTGAACTTTTTTATGAGTTCATGATTGTCATTTCAGTTTGATACGTTTTCTTGttctttctttttaaaaacattgtGGAAGTGCTGTATCCAATTTGAATGAAGTTTATAGTAATTTCCTTTTGCCATTCTTTTAAAGTTAAATGGTTATGGGCTTTAGTTTTAGGGCGAAGGCGACTAATTTGGCTTACCTTTCATGGTGAATGAACCTCAATTCTTTTGCAGACGACTTGAGTTTATTTCGTTTTGTTAACTGATTTATgcagttttttttaattttttaattcagaAGTTCGATGCCAACTATCAAACATCCATTTTTTTTAGCTCTAGCTCTGAGTTGCGACAAAAGTTAttgtttttaacatataatattatGCTTCTCGCTCTTCAGATTTGTATTAGAGTATTCTTTTTCCAGAGGATTGTCTATAGTTAGAGACAGTTAATGTCCATTTTCTTGATCTTGAAGGTGTCAGTCAAACAGGGAACTGTGTTTTGCCAATCACCTTTTTAAATAACAAACTGAACTTTTGCGAACCACTCTTATGGTGGCCTGACCAGATATTGATTGTCCTTATTTCGctagtttatgtttttttgtgCATAGAAGTGCTTCTGGATCagatttcttcatttttttgtgaGATATGTGAATCGACGAGATTCATAATATGAATTGACCAGGGATTTACTTTACTTCTCGTGTGTTGGCttttaaatgtaaaatattttattgcacGATTGCCTTTTATTTTCTTACAggttttgaatgaaaaagacATCCATAAGGTCGTTCTATCATATCTTGTGCACAATTGCTTCAAAGATACGGTGGATTCTTTCATTGCTTGTACTGGGATGAAGCAGCCTACTGGTCATCTTGAGGATATGGAGAAAAGGAAAAGTAAGGAATTTCCCCCACTACCCTCCCAAACAAATCGGTTTTATGGAAATTTAGTAATAGTTCTAGCGGCTATCACTTTTCCAATATGTTTATCCTTTGTTGGTGTGATTGAATTGGTAGAAGCATAGTCTTTAGGTGACAAATAGTAAATGAGCCTATATTTTAGCGTATTTGACGTATTAGTGAATCAATTTCTTAGTAGAGGAGGTACATAAGTATGTTTCTAACTTTCTACGAGTGAATATCTTGGAGGAGAAATTAGTTGAGGATAAGGTATTTGAAACATAGGTTAGCAAATAAAATAGTTATTTATAGATGGTGGTTGACAAACAAACCTGTGTATTTATGTAATTTATTCACTGGAATAATCATCGTTACAACGTTGCGCCTAAGCCACAAAATTCatgttgaaaaaatttatatggCAAGGGCTTCCCATTTTAAAATGAGGTTGTGAATTTACAATTCTTTTAGGCGGTATATTGAGTATGCAGGACTTTTGGACGTGTATTAAATGCTCCTGCATAAGGGGAAGGATGTTGGGACAATAACAAATTATGAAGATAAAAATACTACGCTGCGATATATTCTAACCTGAAAATTAGTCTTTACTCTTTAATAAACTGggagtatttttatttattagaatTTTGTCAGTTAAATGTTTGCTCAAAGAAGGTAGATGTGCCAGATGTCGTAGCTGGTGTGGTCCTGTGGTAGTTCGATCAATTTCCTATCCATTTCCGATACCAATATCTATGACTATATATCCTGTACCTCCATGATGAAGTAGTCTTGTTTAAGGTTTCAAAAATTTGTACACAAGTTAATGCTACTAGAGAAGAAGATGAAAAGTTTTGACCGAGAATGGTTGGGGTTCCGTGATGATATGATATGTATTATGGTGTTGTAATATCATTTCATGAATAAGGTAAAAATGATAACAAGGATAAGtttaaaaaatggagagaaaaaATGTGAGGGTGTCGTTAACTTTGTGTGAACATTTAATTTGAAGTCTATAAGAATgctttgatattaattttgaaagaaaaagagatcCTGGAGTTTTTTGGTAATTCATTGAGAGAAGGAAAATTGATTTCTTATTATATACAGAATCAATTCTAGAAGAGGTAAAAGGTAAGACTACTTAAAACGTACACTGATCTCCTCTATCCTTAAATGTACATATGTATTATCTTTGTAAGAAACTTGACGAGAACATTTTTGTAGTTTCAGCTCCATGAAGAAACTAAACGTGAAAAGAAGGTTGCACAAGTATCTATTGTACTAATCCAGTCCGTTTACAGGAAT
This genomic interval carries:
- the LOC140962058 gene encoding uncharacterized protein, whose product is MALPQLLHSPTSSSSYAISRIPCLNPVYHLDSSYSFPALPRRRRYGRRKPESLCCSASSFSEKHHTNPPKSDDVVELPLFPLPLVLFPGAILPLQIFEFRYRMMMHTLLQTDLRFGVIYTDAASGTADVGCVGEVIKHERLVDDRFFLICKGQERFRVTKLVRTKPYLVAEVTWLEDRPSGEVEDLDALASEVELYMKDVIRLSNRLNGKPEKEVQDLRRNLFPTPFSFFVGSTFEGAPREQQALLEFEDTAMRLKREKETLRNTLNYLSAASAVKDVFPST